In a genomic window of Actinomycetota bacterium:
- the galU gene encoding UTP--glucose-1-phosphate uridylyltransferase GalU, with product MRNPVRKAVIPAAGLGTRFLPATKAQPKEMLPIVDKPAIQHVVEEAVRAGLRDILIITGRGKRSLEDHFDRSFELEYYLAAAGKHDLLAEVRAIADIADIHYVRQSEPKGLGHAVSAARQHVGDEPFAVLLADEFMTEQSRVLPEMLGVHEHYGRSVVALTEVPRKEISSYGCVQPEAVDDQLVRVLGLVEKPRPEDAPSTLAVVGRYVFTPEIFDALEKVEPGRGGEIQLTDAMAMLLGDQTIYGYVIEEGRFDVGDKLDHLRATVELAIDRDDLGPDFRAFLVDLVQRKKLL from the coding sequence ATGAGGAACCCCGTCCGCAAGGCGGTGATCCCCGCGGCTGGGCTCGGGACTCGCTTCCTGCCGGCCACCAAGGCCCAGCCCAAAGAGATGCTGCCCATCGTCGACAAGCCGGCCATCCAGCACGTGGTCGAGGAGGCCGTACGCGCCGGCCTGCGGGACATCCTGATCATCACCGGGCGGGGCAAACGATCGCTGGAGGACCACTTCGACCGGTCGTTCGAGCTGGAGTACTACCTCGCGGCGGCCGGCAAGCACGACCTGCTGGCCGAGGTCAGGGCCATCGCCGACATCGCCGACATCCACTACGTGCGCCAGAGCGAGCCGAAGGGGCTCGGGCACGCCGTGTCCGCGGCCCGCCAGCACGTGGGTGACGAGCCCTTCGCCGTCCTGCTGGCCGACGAGTTCATGACCGAGCAGTCGCGGGTGCTGCCCGAGATGCTCGGCGTGCACGAGCACTACGGACGCTCGGTGGTCGCTCTGACCGAGGTCCCCCGTAAGGAGATCTCGTCCTACGGGTGCGTGCAGCCCGAGGCCGTCGACGACCAGCTCGTCCGGGTCCTGGGCCTTGTCGAGAAGCCCCGGCCCGAGGACGCCCCGTCCACCCTGGCCGTCGTGGGCCGCTACGTGTTCACCCCCGAGATATTCGACGCCCTGGAGAAGGTCGAACCGGGCCGGGGCGGGGAGATCCAGCTCACCGACGCCATGGCCATGCTCCTGGGCGACCAGACCATCTACGGCTACGTAATCGAGGAGGGCCGCTTCGACGTGGGGGACAAGCTCGACCACCTGCGGGCCACCGTCGAACTGGCCATCGACCGCGACGACCTGGGCCCCGACTTCCGGGCCTTCCTGGTAGACCTCGTACAACGCAAGAAGCTCCTGTGA
- the glp gene encoding gephyrin-like molybdotransferase Glp, which translates to MTLTAVEEVRAAILTSCAPLPSAELLLVDALGCVAAAAVTADADVPAWANTAMDGYAVRAEDTTDAPVELEVVAVLAAGAAPDPARPVGPGQAVRIMTGAPMPPGADSVVIVEWTSPVHGGRVRVDVPVAPGQNVREPGSDVRAGQEVVSPGTLLTPALLGLMASVGRDTVEVHRRPRVGVLSTGDELVEPPAELRTGQIYDSNRPLLLGLVIEAGCTPVDLGCARDDRGAIAAALESGLDRCDAVLLSGGVSIGDFDFVKDVFGRLGAARSWDVAMKPGKPLAWGLLRGRPVFGLPGNPVSAAVSFEVFARPALRLLAGHPEPVPPTVAAVAGEDFGRRPDGKVHLVRARATREGPDGRLHVRSAGGQGSHMLAALAAGNALVVVPDGSGVSAGETVQVVLLAGAPG; encoded by the coding sequence GTGACCTTGACGGCCGTGGAGGAGGTGCGGGCCGCCATCCTGACGTCGTGCGCTCCCCTGCCGAGCGCCGAGCTGCTGCTGGTCGACGCCCTGGGGTGCGTGGCCGCGGCCGCGGTGACGGCCGACGCCGACGTGCCCGCGTGGGCGAACACGGCCATGGACGGCTACGCCGTGCGCGCCGAGGACACCACCGATGCCCCCGTGGAGCTCGAGGTGGTGGCCGTCCTGGCCGCCGGGGCGGCCCCCGACCCGGCCCGGCCCGTCGGCCCCGGCCAGGCGGTCCGGATCATGACCGGGGCTCCCATGCCCCCGGGGGCCGATTCAGTGGTGATCGTCGAGTGGACCTCGCCGGTCCACGGGGGCCGGGTGCGGGTGGACGTGCCCGTGGCCCCCGGCCAGAACGTGCGGGAGCCGGGCAGCGACGTCCGGGCCGGCCAGGAGGTCGTCTCACCCGGCACCTTGCTGACCCCCGCCCTCTTGGGCCTGATGGCGTCGGTCGGGCGCGACACCGTGGAAGTCCACCGGCGGCCCCGGGTCGGGGTCCTGTCCACGGGCGACGAGCTGGTCGAGCCGCCGGCCGAGCTGCGTACCGGCCAGATCTACGACTCCAACCGTCCTCTGCTGCTGGGCCTGGTCATCGAGGCGGGTTGCACCCCCGTCGACCTGGGGTGTGCCCGCGACGACCGGGGCGCCATCGCCGCCGCCCTCGAGAGCGGCCTCGACCGCTGCGACGCCGTGCTGCTCAGCGGTGGGGTCAGCATCGGCGACTTCGACTTCGTCAAGGACGTGTTCGGCCGGCTGGGGGCGGCCCGTTCGTGGGACGTGGCCATGAAGCCGGGCAAGCCCCTGGCCTGGGGCCTTCTCCGGGGCCGGCCCGTGTTCGGCCTGCCCGGCAACCCGGTGTCGGCCGCGGTGTCCTTCGAGGTCTTCGCCCGGCCCGCCCTGCGGCTACTGGCCGGCCACCCCGAGCCCGTCCCCCCCACGGTGGCCGCGGTGGCCGGGGAGGACTTCGGACGGCGGCCCGACGGCAAGGTCCACCTGGTGCGGGCCCGGGCCACCAGGGAGGGGCCCGACGGCCGCCTGCACGTGCGTTCGGCCGGGGGCCAGGGGTCGCACATGCTGGCCGCCCTGGCCGCGGGCAACGCCTTGGTGGTCGTGCCCGATGGGAGCGGCGTGAGCGCCGGCGAGACGGTCCAGGTCGTCCTGCTGGCGGGCGCCCCCGGGTAG
- the moaC gene encoding cyclic pyranopterin monophosphate synthase MoaC, giving the protein MNERGLTHLDPLGRARMVDVTPKEATHRRALARCKVLMKPETTNLIASNAISKGDVLAVARVAGIQAAKQAAHLIPLCHPLLVGSVFVGFTIGDDNVEVEAQVETVDRTGVEMEAMTACAVAALTVYDMCKSVDRSISITELALWEKTGGRSGPYRRAVDAG; this is encoded by the coding sequence ATGAACGAACGGGGGCTGACCCATCTCGACCCACTCGGCCGGGCGCGCATGGTCGACGTCACCCCCAAAGAGGCCACCCACCGGCGAGCCCTGGCCCGCTGCAAGGTGCTCATGAAGCCCGAGACCACCAACCTCATCGCCAGCAACGCCATCAGCAAGGGCGACGTACTGGCCGTGGCCCGGGTGGCGGGCATCCAGGCGGCCAAGCAGGCCGCCCACCTCATCCCGCTCTGCCACCCCCTGCTGGTGGGCTCGGTGTTCGTCGGGTTCACCATCGGTGACGACAACGTCGAGGTCGAGGCCCAGGTCGAGACCGTCGACCGCACCGGGGTCGAGATGGAGGCCATGACCGCCTGCGCGGTGGCCGCCCTGACCGTCTACGACATGTGCAAGTCCGTCGACCGCTCGATCAGCATCACCGAGCTGGCCCTCTGGGAGAAGACGGGCGGCCGGTCGGGCCCCTACCGCCGGGCGGTCGACGCCGGGTGA